One genomic segment of Accipiter gentilis chromosome 29, bAccGen1.1, whole genome shotgun sequence includes these proteins:
- the IER5L gene encoding immediate early response gene 5-like protein yields the protein MLRGRRRMECTLDAQSLISISLRKIHSSRTQRGGIKLHKNLLVSYVLRNARQLYLSERYAELYRRQQHYPDGAPLLAMPACPPPAAAAAPPELAALPLPADTQDREARSCAAARGGAELLEVPVCAAPPELQRAPCRDSSPGFYRAAGSAGPGGGGGGGGGGGSSAPPGLLYAAGCDFGSGGAPHCSSRTTVLDLDTHVVTTVENGYLHQDCCSQCPCCCQPAPGLTSPPPTPGTKRKYYPGQEEEEEGVEEGEPGGGGVAGGPPFAPCTKRARFEEYSAEHPQDSSNISNLISIFGSGFTGLVSRQQADSEQPLNGQLCSKQALASLGAWTRAIVAF from the coding sequence ATGCTGAGGGGCCGGAGgaggatggagtgcaccctcgaTGCGCAGAGTTTGATCAGTATTTCCCTGCGGAAGATCCACAGCTCCCGCACGCAGCGAGGCGGCATCAAGCTCCACAAGAACCTGCTCGTCTCCTATGTGCTCCGCAACGCCCGGCAGCTCTACCTGAGCGAGCGCTACGCCGAGCTCTACCGCCGCCAGCAGCACTACCCCGACGGCGCTCCGCTCCTCGCCATGCCcgcctgcccgccgcccgccgccgccgccgccccgccggagcTGGCGGCGCTCCCGCTGCCCGCCGACACGCAGGACCGCGAGGCGCGGAGCtgcgcggcggcgcggggcggtgcggagctgctggaggtgccgGTGTGCGCGGCGCCCCCGGAGCTGCAGCGAGCGCCCTGCAGAGACTCGTCCCCGGGCTTTTACCGGGCCGCCGGTAGCGCcggtcccggcggcggcggcggcggcggcggcggcggtggcagcaGCGCGCCCCCAGGGCTGCTCTACGCCGCCGGCTGTGACTTCGGGAGCGGCGGGGCGCCGCACTGTAGCAGCCGCACCACGGTGCTGGATTTGGACACTCACGTCGTGACCACGGTGGAGAACGGGTACTTGCACCAGGACTGCTGCTCGCAGTGCCCCTGCTGCTGCCAACCGGCACCGGGGCTCACTTCCCCGCCGCCCACGCCGGGCACCAAGCGCAAGTATTAcccggggcaggaggaggaagaggagggggtggaggaaggggagCCGGGGGGAGGCGGGGTGGCGGGCGGCCCCCCCTTCGCCCCGTGCACCAAACGCGCCCGTTTCGAGGAGTACAGCGCCGAGCACCCCCAGGACTCTTCCAACATCTCCAACTTGATCTCCATCTTCGGCTCCGGTTTCACGGGGCTGGTGAGCCGGCAGCAGGCGGACTCGGAGCAGCCCCTCAACGGGCAGCTGTGCAGCAAGCAGGCGCTGGCGAGCCTGGGAGCCTGGACTCGGGCCATCGTCGCGTTTTAG